In Deltaproteobacteria bacterium, the genomic window CTACCTTCCATCTTGATTACCAAGTTTAACGTGCCTTTCTATTTTGGGGGAACGGCTTTGTTAATCGTTGTGGGGGTGGCCCTGGATACCGTGGGGCAGATCGAATCCCATATGTTGATGCGCCATTATGAAGGATTCATGAAGCGAGGGCGGATTAAGGGGAGAAGATAGGGAGGAAGATGGGGCTCTTGGATCCTCTTCCGGAAGATGAAAGAATCATCTTGAAATCTCCGCAAGAAATCGAAAAAATGCGGCGCAGCAATCAGATTGTAGCGGAGATTTTGGCGGAGATAAAAACATCGGCTCGGCCCGGGGTCACAACGCGGGAATTGGATGAGTTGGCCGAGGCCCTGCTGGCCAAGTTGAAAGCCCACTCGGCCTTTAAGGGATATAACGGATACCCGGCGGCCCTATGTACCTCGGTAAATGAAGAAGTCGTACACGGGATTCCCTCGAATCGAGTTCTGAAGGAAGGAGACATTCTGAGCTTAGATTTCGGGGCCATCTATGATGGCTTTTATGGGGATGCCGCCATAACCTTACCCATCGGAAGTATTTCAACAGAGGCTGAGCAATTGCTACGGGTAACGGAGGAGGCTTTGTATCTAGCCATCGATCAGGCCCGGCCGGAAAATCGCCTCATGGATATATCCGCCGCGATTCAGAGGCATGTAGAATCCCATGGTTTTTCGGTTGTGCGAGATTTTGTTGGACATGGGATTGGCAAGCATTTACATGAAAAACCCCAGGTCCCCAATTTTGGAATTCCCGGGCGCGGGGTACGCCTGAAGCCCGGGATGACCCTGGCCATTGAGCCCATGATCAACGCCGGAGGTTGCGAAGTGATGATTCGAGAAGACGGATGGACGGCTGTAACGAAAGACAGAAGTCTTTCGGCTCACTTTGAACATTCCGTAGCCGTAACGGAGAATGGGCCGGCCATTTTAAGCAAACTTTGAATTGGCCAAGATACAACCCCCAAGGGTGAAGGCCCTTTGGCTTAAGGAATAATCGGAGATGTCCAAAGAAGACGTCATTGAGGTCGGAGGAACGGTGATCGAAACCCTCCCCAACGCCATGTTTCGGGTAGAGTTGGAAAACGGTCACCGCGTGCTGGCGCACATCTCCGGCAAGATGCGCATGCATTTCATAAAAATATTAGCTGGTGATAAGGTGACAGTGGAACTTTCCCCTTACGACCTCAACCGGGGGCGGATTATTTACCGGGCGAAGTAAGACGGGTTTCCCCGGTTGGAACAAAGGCGGGATTCCAAGGGGACTCGGGTAAGAGAATCGGATGGCCAAACAAAGGAACCAGTCACCGAGGGCCATGGGAAGGAAAGAAAGATGAAAGTAAGGGCTTCCGTGCGGCGAATATGTGACAAATGTAAGGTCGTAAAACGGAAAGGCGTCGTGCGGGTGATCTGCCAGAATACCCGGCACAAACAAAGGCAAGGATAAGAAGAAAGGAAAAAGGAGGTAGGTGTGGCGCGCATTGCAGGAATTGATCTTCCCCGAAATAAAATTGTAGAAATTGCTCTGACCTACATTCACGGCATCGGCCGCTCTACGGCTCGCAAGCTTTTAGAACAAGCCCAGGTTGACTTTCAACGCAAGACCGACCAATTGACCGACGTAGAAGTAGCTAAAATCCGTGAGGCCATCGACAAGAGCAACTTGAAAATCGAAGGGGATTTGCGGCGAGAAGTTTCCATGAACATCAAACGACTGATGGACTTGGGGGCTTACCGGGGTCTTCGCCATCGACGCTCGTTGCCTGTGCGAGGCCAGCGCACCCATACCAATGCCCGCACCCGTAAAGGACCTCGGCGCCTGATGGGCGGGAAGAAGAGATAGATAAAGGAGGAAGAATGCCGCCAGTAAAGAGTTCAGGGGCGAAAAAGAAGGAGCGGCGGAATATTCAGAACGGCGTCGCCCATATCCAATCTACTTTTAATAATACGATCGTGACGATTACCGACGTGAGTGGAAATGTCATTGCCTGGGCTAGTGCGGGTAGCGTGGGGTTTAAGGGGTCGCGCAAGAGTACTCCTTTTGCCGCCCAACTTGCCGCCGAACAGGCCGCCAAAAGAGCAATGGAGCAAGGAGTGAAGACCATCGAAATCTACGTCAAAGGCCCGGGGGCAGGACGCGAAGCAGCTTTACGGTCTTTGCAGGCTGCGGGATTTCGAATCGACCTCATCCGGGATGTCACTCCCATCCCCCACAATGGCTGTCGGCCGCCCAAAAGACGGCGGGTGTGAACCCCGGAATGGGATGGACATAAAAGAGGAGGCCTACTTTGGCGCGATATATTGAGTCGGTTTGCCGGTTATGCCGGCGGGAGAATTTGAAGCTTTATTTAAAAGGGGACCGGTGTTATTCCGATAAATGCGCCTTCGAACGGCGGAGTTACCCGCCGGGACAGCATGGTCAAGGCCGGTCAAAATTTTCCAGTTACGGCGTTCAGCTTCGGGAAAAGCAAAAAGTCAAGCGAATGTATGGCTTGGTTGAAAAACAGTTTCGGAATTTTTTCGCCAAAGCGGAAAAACAAAAAGGGATTACCGGAACCAACCTCCTCATTTTTTTAGAGAGGCGCCTAGACAATATGGTCTACCGTCTGGGATTTGCCAACTCGCGGAATGAAGCCCGTCAATTGGTTCAACACAATCACTTTAATGTCAACGGACGTAAAGTGAGCATCCCTTCCTATTTAGTCAAAATCGGAGATGTAATTGAATTGAGGGAAAAGAGTCGCAAGAGTGCCAAGATCAACGATTCATTGGAGGGAGTGGCCAGACGAGGAATTCCCTCTTGGTTGGAGCTGGATAAGGAGCATTACCGGGGGCGGATTTCGGCTTTACCTAGCCGTGAGGATTTGACCATGCCCATCAAAGAACAATTGATCGTGGAACTTTATTCCAAATAACCCTTCGAAGATTTCAGTCGAATTCGAGATCAAGGAGTTCATACCTATGTATAGAAATTGGCAAACCCTGATAAAACCGAAGGCCATTGAAGCAGAACAGGAAACCCTCAGCCCCACCTACGGACGTTTTCATGTTGAGCCTCTGGAACGCGGGTTTGGCATCACCATCGGAAATTCCTTGCGCCGAATTCTGCTCTCTTTCCTTCAGGGAGCGGCCATCACAGCCGTGCGCATCAAAGGGGTTCTACATGAGTTTTCCACCCTTCCGGGAGTTCGCGAGGACGTTACCGATATCATTCTGAACATAAAAGAAATATTGGTTAAACTACACTCCGATGGCCCGGAAATCCTACGCTTGAAGGTCAACAAACCCGGAGTGGTGAAAACCCAGGATATCCAGGCGAATGCCAACGTGCAAATTTTAAACCCGACCCATCCCATAGCTGCGCTCTCCGAAGATGGAGAATTAGAAATCGAGATGGTGGTCAAGCGGGGAAGGGGATATGTACCTGCCGAACGGAATCGGGAAGAAGGACAGCCTATCGGCACAATTCCCGTTGATGCTCTTTTTTCCCCGATTCGCAAAGTAAATTACACGGTTACTCATTCTCGCGTAGGCCAGATTACGGATTATGACCGCCTCACTCTGGAGATTTGGACCCATGGAGGGTTAGCCCCTGCGGACGCCATTGGCTACGCCGCCAAAATTCTGAAAGATCAGGTCAGTGTATTTATCAATTTCGATGAAGGGGATGCCATTCCCAAACCGCCCGAGGTGGAAGAGGCCTCCAAAATCAATGAAAATCTGTTCAAGAGTGTGGATGAACTTGAACTTTCCGTGCGTTCAGCCAATTGTCTGAAGAATGCCGATATCCGATTCATTGGGGATCTGGTGCAAAAGACAGAGGCGGAAATGCTGAAAACCAAAAATTTTGGTAGAAAGTCTTTGAATGAGATCAAGGAGATTCTTACGGAAATGGGATTGAACTTAGGGATGAAGTTGGAAAATTGGCCTCCTTCCGAAATGCAGAAGCCGGAAAAAGAAGCCTAAAGAAGGAACGTTAAAATGCGTCATCGAATTGCTGGAAGAAAATTGGGCCGGACCACAAGCCACCGTTGGGCCATGCTTCGCAACTTGGTTACTTCCCTGTTAGAGCATGAGAAAGTAAAAACGACAGATGCCAAAGCCAAAGAGCTTCGCCCTTTGGCTGAAAAAATGATCGGATTGGGAAAAAGAGGAGACCTTCATGCCCGGCGTCAGGTTTTGACGGTTGTGCGCAAAGCCGAAGTAGTCCGCAAGTTGTTTGATACGATTTCCCCGCGTTACCAGTCCCGCAATGGAGGGTATACCCGGATCGTTAAATTGGGTTTTCGGTCGGGGGATGGCGCCCCGGTATCTATTGTGGAATTGGTTACGGAAGGTAAGGAAGCCAAGGGCCTGAAAAAGCGCAGGATGGGCAAAAGACGCCGGAAGGAAAAAGGGCCGACCGAAGCAACGAAACCGGAAGCTCCGGCGTCCAGGGCGTAAAAAAAGAGAGAAAAAAAGGCGAGACTTGGTCTGGCCTTTTTTTTATGGA contains:
- the map gene encoding type I methionyl aminopeptidase, whose product is MGLLDPLPEDERIILKSPQEIEKMRRSNQIVAEILAEIKTSARPGVTTRELDELAEALLAKLKAHSAFKGYNGYPAALCTSVNEEVVHGIPSNRVLKEGDILSLDFGAIYDGFYGDAAITLPIGSISTEAEQLLRVTEEALYLAIDQARPENRLMDISAAIQRHVESHGFSVVRDFVGHGIGKHLHEKPQVPNFGIPGRGVRLKPGMTLAIEPMINAGGCEVMIREDGWTAVTKDRSLSAHFEHSVAVTENGPAILSKL
- the infA gene encoding translation initiation factor IF-1, coding for MSKEDVIEVGGTVIETLPNAMFRVELENGHRVLAHISGKMRMHFIKILAGDKVTVELSPYDLNRGRIIYRAK
- the rpmJ gene encoding 50S ribosomal protein L36, giving the protein MKVRASVRRICDKCKVVKRKGVVRVICQNTRHKQRQG
- the rpsM gene encoding 30S ribosomal protein S13; protein product: MARIAGIDLPRNKIVEIALTYIHGIGRSTARKLLEQAQVDFQRKTDQLTDVEVAKIREAIDKSNLKIEGDLRREVSMNIKRLMDLGAYRGLRHRRSLPVRGQRTHTNARTRKGPRRLMGGKKR
- the rpsK gene encoding 30S ribosomal protein S11, with the protein product MPPVKSSGAKKKERRNIQNGVAHIQSTFNNTIVTITDVSGNVIAWASAGSVGFKGSRKSTPFAAQLAAEQAAKRAMEQGVKTIEIYVKGPGAGREAALRSLQAAGFRIDLIRDVTPIPHNGCRPPKRRRV
- the rpsD gene encoding 30S ribosomal protein S4, which codes for MARYIESVCRLCRRENLKLYLKGDRCYSDKCAFERRSYPPGQHGQGRSKFSSYGVQLREKQKVKRMYGLVEKQFRNFFAKAEKQKGITGTNLLIFLERRLDNMVYRLGFANSRNEARQLVQHNHFNVNGRKVSIPSYLVKIGDVIELREKSRKSAKINDSLEGVARRGIPSWLELDKEHYRGRISALPSREDLTMPIKEQLIVELYSK
- a CDS encoding DNA-directed RNA polymerase subunit alpha, which produces MYRNWQTLIKPKAIEAEQETLSPTYGRFHVEPLERGFGITIGNSLRRILLSFLQGAAITAVRIKGVLHEFSTLPGVREDVTDIILNIKEILVKLHSDGPEILRLKVNKPGVVKTQDIQANANVQILNPTHPIAALSEDGELEIEMVVKRGRGYVPAERNREEGQPIGTIPVDALFSPIRKVNYTVTHSRVGQITDYDRLTLEIWTHGGLAPADAIGYAAKILKDQVSVFINFDEGDAIPKPPEVEEASKINENLFKSVDELELSVRSANCLKNADIRFIGDLVQKTEAEMLKTKNFGRKSLNEIKEILTEMGLNLGMKLENWPPSEMQKPEKEA